A genomic stretch from Longimicrobium terrae includes:
- a CDS encoding EAL domain-containing protein produces MADSECPDGIPDALFQALAMSETVGVAVCDRDFRYLAWNRFMERMTGLSAPSVLGRNALEIHPHLRDERLEPVLRRVLGGESVCLPDRRYHVPGVRSGWIWVQYVPHRAADGSIAGVIGLVHEVPPRTAEERADVLREMADSAWNGGGRIVSAQLVIPVAEARVGPRELRWSRPVRRPLRRVHPSGEDGAPPRAAGERPRGALHDPLTGLANRRGFMDRLEGELDRARRGDGEFAVLCLDLDRFKILNDSLGHPAGDRLLAAVAGRLRGCAGEAGTVARLGGDEFAVLLPSVSVQAAVRATESIHRALTEPVVLEGYEVFASASIGIAPGPGCAGGAEALMRGADAAMYRAKAAGPGGWAVYEQGMHTRALARLRLETDLRRALDQGRISVHYQPIVHLASGRITGMEALARWRHPERGWVPPAEFIACAEETGLILRLGRHVLDTACAQLGAWSAVLPAAGELSVSVNVSVRQFAQAELADQVKMALERGGVAPGRLRLEITESVLMDAGGDAPAVLGRLRSLGAATWMDDFGTGFSSLSALHRLPMDGVKVDRSFLAEDEARGAPVLAAIAGLARGLGLQTVAEGVETPAQLDRVRALGCDHAQGYLISPALDAEAMLALLAQDRRW; encoded by the coding sequence GTGGCGGATTCCGAGTGCCCGGACGGCATCCCCGACGCGCTCTTCCAGGCACTGGCCATGAGCGAAACCGTCGGCGTCGCGGTGTGCGACCGCGACTTCCGCTACCTGGCGTGGAACCGCTTCATGGAGCGGATGACGGGGCTTTCCGCGCCGTCTGTCCTGGGCCGCAACGCGCTGGAAATCCATCCGCACCTGCGCGACGAGCGGCTGGAGCCGGTGCTGCGGCGCGTGCTGGGCGGTGAATCCGTCTGCCTTCCCGACCGCCGCTACCACGTTCCCGGCGTGCGCTCCGGGTGGATCTGGGTGCAGTACGTTCCGCACCGCGCGGCGGACGGATCCATCGCCGGCGTCATCGGCCTGGTGCACGAGGTGCCGCCACGGACGGCGGAGGAGCGGGCGGACGTCCTGCGCGAGATGGCGGACTCCGCGTGGAACGGCGGCGGACGGATCGTGTCCGCCCAACTCGTTATCCCTGTGGCGGAGGCTCGCGTGGGCCCACGCGAGCTCCGCTGGTCGCGCCCTGTGCGGCGGCCGCTCCGCCGCGTGCACCCGTCCGGGGAGGACGGAGCCCCGCCGCGTGCGGCCGGGGAGCGCCCGCGCGGGGCGCTGCACGATCCGCTCACCGGGCTCGCCAACCGGCGCGGCTTCATGGACCGCCTGGAGGGTGAACTGGATCGCGCGCGGCGCGGAGACGGGGAGTTCGCCGTCCTTTGTCTGGACCTAGACCGCTTCAAGATCCTCAACGACAGCCTGGGACACCCCGCGGGAGACCGGCTGCTGGCCGCCGTCGCCGGGCGGCTGCGCGGGTGCGCGGGCGAGGCGGGCACGGTGGCGCGCCTGGGCGGGGACGAGTTCGCCGTGCTCCTGCCCTCGGTCTCCGTCCAGGCGGCGGTCCGCGCAACGGAATCCATCCACCGAGCCCTGACGGAGCCGGTGGTGCTGGAGGGATACGAGGTCTTTGCCTCCGCCAGCATCGGGATCGCGCCGGGCCCGGGGTGCGCGGGCGGCGCGGAGGCGCTGATGCGCGGCGCGGACGCGGCCATGTACCGCGCCAAGGCGGCCGGCCCCGGCGGCTGGGCCGTGTACGAGCAGGGGATGCACACCCGCGCGCTCGCCCGCCTGCGGCTGGAAACGGACCTGCGCCGCGCGCTGGACCAGGGGAGGATCAGCGTCCACTACCAGCCCATTGTCCATCTCGCCAGCGGGCGGATCACGGGGATGGAGGCGCTCGCCCGGTGGCGGCATCCGGAGCGCGGATGGGTGCCGCCGGCCGAGTTCATCGCCTGCGCGGAGGAAACGGGGCTCATTCTCCGCCTCGGCCGGCACGTGCTGGACACCGCCTGCGCGCAGCTGGGTGCGTGGAGCGCCGTGCTCCCCGCCGCCGGGGAGCTTTCGGTGAGCGTGAATGTTTCCGTCCGCCAGTTCGCGCAGGCGGAGCTGGCAGACCAGGTGAAGATGGCGCTGGAGCGCGGCGGCGTGGCGCCCGGCCGGCTCCGGCTGGAGATCACCGAAAGCGTGCTGATGGACGCGGGCGGCGACGCGCCCGCCGTGCTGGGCCGCCTTCGGTCCCTCGGCGCGGCGACGTGGATGGACGACTTCGGGACGGGATTCTCCTCCCTTTCCGCCCTGCACCGCCTGCCCATGGACGGCGTAAAGGTAGACCGCTCGTTCCTGGCGGAGGACGAAGCGCGCGGCGCGCCGGTGCTGGCCGCCATCGCGGGGCTGGCGCGCGGGCTGGGCCTGCAGACCGTGGCGGAAGGAGTGGAAACGCCCGCCCAGCTGGACCGCGTGCGGGCGCTGGGGTGCGACCACGCGCAGGGCTACCTGATCTCCCCCGCGCTGGACGCGGAGGCCATGCTCGCCCTGCTGGCTCAGGACCGCCGCTGGTAG